In Bacillus sp. S3, the sequence TTCTGTTTATGGAAATGAGCTCTTAAAGAATTTTGTTTTCAATGTTTGCGGCGCTAGCGGCAATTGGTCAATGGAAAACTTTATTGAAATGGAAATGGCGAAAATTCGCGAGACAGTCGGTGATAAAAAGGTTCTTTGTGCCTTGAGCGGCGGAGTGGACTCTTCCGTTGTTGCTGTTCTCATCCATAAAGCAATTGGTGATCAGTTAACTTGTATTTTCGTTGATCACGGCCTGCTTCGGAAAAATGAAGCGGATAGTGTGATGAAGACTTTCTCTGAAGGGTTCCATATGAATGTGATCAAAGTGGACGCGAAGGATCGTTTCTTATCGAAGCTCGAAGGGGTTTCCGATCCGGAGAAAAAGCGGAAAATTATTGGGAACGAGTTTATCTATGTATTTGATGATGAGGCAACTAAGCTCGAAGGAATTGAGTTTTTAGCCCAAGGAACGCTGTACACGGATATTATTGAAAGCGGCACAGCAACAGCACAAACGATAAAGTCACATCACAATGTTGGCGGACTGCCGGAAGATATGCAATTTAAATTGATTGAACCACTAAATACTTTGTTCAAAGATGAGGTTCGCGCACTTGGTACAGAGCTTGGCATTCCGGATGATATCGTTTGGAGACAGCCATTCCCTGGACCTGGTTTAGGTATCCGCGTCCTTGGTGCAATCTCTGAAGATAAGTTGGAGATTGTTCGTGAATCAGATTGGATTCTTCGTGAAGAAATTAAAAAGGCCGGTCTTGACCGTGAAATTTGGCAATACTTCACCGTACTTCCAGACATTCGCAGTGTCGGTGTGATGGGGGATACAAGAACCTATGATTATACAATTGGAATTCGGGCGGTCACCTCGATTGATGGGATGACTTCCGACTGGGCACGGATTCCGTGGGATGTACTTGAAGTCATCTCGACACGGCTTGTAAACGAGGTTGCACATGTCAATCGGGTTGTCTATGACATTACCTCTAAACCACCTGCAACGATTGAATGGGAATAATAAACAGTAAAATACGAACGATGTTAATTTTTTTCTATAACATCGTTCGTATTTTTTGTTTACAAGTTGGATTCTTCCTGTTAAACTAAAAAATGTGTTAAGGAACTTATATAATTGCATCGTATAATATTGGGAATATGGCCCAAAAGTTTCTACCGAGCTACCGTAAATGGCTTGACTACGAGGCAGTGTTTTGAATAGTGAGGCAGTCTTTTTCCTCTTTTTATTTATTGCACATGCCTAAAGTCAGACGCTCCGGTAGAGTATACCAGAGCGGTTTTTTGCATAATAAAGAAAAGATTTATAGGGGGAAATGAAAGTGCAAAAGTACTTTGAGTTTGAGAAGCATGGAACGAATTATCGCAGAGAAATTATCGGTGGATTTACCACTTTCTTAGCAATGGCTTATATACTGGTAGTTAACCCATTAACATTATCACTGGCGGCAGTTAAGGACTTCCCGGATGCCTTACGCATGGATTATGGTGCTGTATTCGTCGCTACTGCTTTAGCATCTGCAATTGGCTCGATCATTATGGGGCTGATTGGGAAATATCCAATGGCATTGGCGCCGGGAATGGGATTGAATGCCTTTTTTGCTTTCACGGTTGTGTTAGGCAGCGGAATTCCGTGGCAGCATGCACTGGGTGCCGTATTGATTTCCGGTGTGTTTTTCTTCTTACTGACATTAACAGGACTTCGTGAAAAAATTATCAATGCGATTCCCATTGATTTAAAGCATGCAGTCGGTGCAGGGATTGGCTTATTTATTACCTTTGTTGGTTTACAAAGTGCACAGATCATTGTCAATAATGATGCCACACTTGTTGGACTTGGAGATTTAACGGCAGGTGGTCCACTGCTTGCGATTTTTGGAATTATCGTCACTGTCATTATGATGACACGTGGCATTAAAGGTGCTGTTTTTTACGGAATGATGTTGACGGCTATTGTCGGCATGATTTTTGGCGAAATAAAAATGCCGCATCAAGTAGTCGGGCAGGTACCTAGTATAGCACCAACCTTTGGGGCTGCATTTTCCGCTTTTGGCGAGAGTTCATTTTATACAACAACGATGCTTGGAATTATCTTAACGTTTTTGTTTGTTGATTTCTTCGATAATGCAGGGACGTTGGTTGCGGTTGCCAGCCAAGCAGGTCTAATGAAGGATAACAAGCTTCCGCGTGCAGGACGGGCACTCATTTCTGATTCCGTTGCTACTAGTGTTGGGGCTGTTCTTGGAACATCGACAACTACTTCTTTCGTTGAGTCAACAGCGGGGGTTGCGGCAGGTGCTAGAACAGGATTTGCATCATTGGTAACTGCTGCATTATTTATTTTATCATTGTTTTTCTTTCCGTTATTATCAGTCATTACGGCACCCGTTACCACACCGGCATTGGTCATTGTGGGGGTATTGATGGTTACATCCTTAGGTAAAATTGATTGGAAACGGTTTGAAATTGCTGTTCCGGCCTTTTTAACAATGATCACGATGCCGCTTACTTATAGTATTGCGACAGGGATTGCCATGGGTTTCATCTTTTACCCGATTACCATGATCGTTAAGGGGCGGACAAAAGAAATTCACCCAATTATGTATTTCTTCTTTGTTATTTTTGTCCTATATTTCATCTTCTTAAAATAGTACGAAAGGGAACTGCAGATGGGCTGCAGTTCCTATTTTTTATTTTTGTAAACGACAAGATTTTACAAATTTCGCTATAGCGCTTCTGTATGATGTGGGTGTAGGTAGATAATGGAAATAGGGAGTGGTTATGTGAATATGCTAACCGTTCAGGAATTGCGCAAAAGCTTTGGGGATTTCGAGGCTGTAAAGGGAGTTTCATTTGCAGTCGAGAAAGGAGAGTCGTATGGGCTGCTTGGGCCAAATGGGGCAGGAAAGTCAACCACTATCAATATGATGACCGGATTGTTTCCGCCCACATCAGGGATCATTCGGATAAAGGATATCGATGTGGTGAAAAACCCGAAGCAAGCACAAAAATGGATTGGGGTTGTACCGCAGGAGATTGCCCTTTATCAGACGATGTCAGCACGGGAGAATTTAAAATTTTGGGGAAGAATGTACGATCTTTCAGGGAATGAGCTTGAGAAAAGTGTCGATCAAGTGCTTGAGATTATCGGTTTAACAGACCGGGCAAAGGATAAAGTTGAGACCTTTTCCGGCGGGATGAAGCGGCGGGTCAATATTGGGGCAGCGATTTTACATAAACCAGAATTGCTGATTATGGATGAGCCGACTGTTGGTATCGATCCGCAATCAAGAAATCACATTTTGGAAACGGTAAAACTTCTTAACAGTGAAGGGATGACGATCATTTATACCAGCCATTATATGGAGGAGGTTGAATACCTTTGTGAGCGGATTGGCATTGTTGACCATGGGCAATTAATTGCTTCCGGTACGTTACGTGAACTGCGGGAAACCATTGGTGATCATTCGCGGATTATTTTAACGATTGAGAAGGAAAGTGCAAATGTAGACCAGCTTAATCAGACGTTAACGGGCCTTTTTTCTTCAAATGATGTTCAAATCCAAGACCAGCAAGTGATGGTCTTTCATAAAGAGCCGCAATTGATATTAACAGAATTCATTCAGGCGGTGACCAAAACAGGCACAAAGGTTACCTCAGTGGATATCGTGGAACCGAACCTCGAAAGTGTCTTTTTGCATCTGACCGGACGAAATTTACGTGATTAGGGGGCGGAGAGGATGAAATATTGGTGGCTTGCATGGAAGGATCTCATACTTGTCGCGCGCGATAAAAAGGCCCTTTTAACTCTGATTTTAATGCCGCTGCTGTTAATCGCCATTTTAGGCTCGGCCTTTGGGGATATGATGAAGGAAGATGAAGAGTTTACAATCAAAAAATTCACCCTCGGGGTGGTTAATTTAGATCAGGGCCAGCTGAGCAAAGTCCTAACCGATGAAGTGTTTGCCAAAAGCTTATCAGAACAAATACAAGTGAAATATTATCAAGAAGAAGAAATGACCCAAAAAATAAAAGACCACAAACTTACCGTCGGCATCATCATCGAAAAAGACTTCACCCAATCATTGATGACAGGACAAGGAACGAAAGTAAAACTTTTATCGGTGCCTGACACCTTTATTAACTCAACCATTGTACAAAATGTGATTGAGCAGTTTTCGCGCTCGATACCAATTGAAGCTGCTGCGGCGCAAATGGCCCAGCCGGTGCAGGGAGGGAATCCAACCAGCCCGCTGCTGGAAGGGTACGGGGAAAAACCGCTGATTAAAGAAACAACAATCGATGCGAAAACGAAGCCGGTCAGCTCTTTTCAATATTACGCAGCTGCCATGGGTGTAATGTTTCTATTGATGACAGTCGTCCAAGGTGTTTCCACCATGATCCTCGAAAAAGAACAAGAGGTCTTTAAACGGCTGCTTCTTACAAATTTAACCTACCCCAATTATCTGTTTGGAAAATTGCTCGGCTTAATCAGTATTTGTTTGATGCAAGCATTTATCATCATTGCCGGTACCAGGCTTATTTTCGGGGTAGATTGGGGGCCGTCCGTTTCAAGTATAGTCATCATGACAGTAGCGTTTGTCATCAATGCGTGCGGACTTGGTGTGTTAGCGGGCTCGTTTATTAAAACAGAGAAATCGTTTAATGTGGCTGGCATGTTTGGAACACAAATCATGGCAGCTCTTGGCGGGAGTATGGTTCCATTGTATATATTCCCGGATTGGATCGTTTTCGCAACAAAGTTTATCCCTAATGGGCTGGCGCTGCAATCCTATTTAGATCTAATGTCAGGTGCGTCAATTATCAAGATCCTGCCGGCAATCGGCGGGTCATTAGGTCTTGGTCTGCTTTTTTTTGTCATTGGATTAATTCGCCTTTCATTCGAAAGGAGAGGGAAATATGCGTAAGATCTGGACGATTCTTTCACTTCATTTAAAAGAGTTTTTCAAATCCCCTGGGACGCTGGTGCTGATGTTTGTCATGCCGGCATTGTTTAGCTGGATTTTCGGAGGCATCTCTGTTAATTCAGAACAGACCAAACCAGTTGTTAACGTTGTTTCCGGTGATTCACCGGTCCATACAGAGATTCTGCATCTGTTAAAGCAGGAAGAAAATTATAGCTGGAAAAAGGTAACACGCAAGCAGGCTGAAAAAAATGTCTCTGCACAGGATGTGGTTGCTGCTGTCGTGCTGCCGAATGATATCAGCCAACGAATCACCGAAAAGAAACCGATATTTGACATAATTCTGCAGCGCAAGACGGAAAATTATCTAGCCTTATCTTCTCATATAGAGGGAACGGCAGGGGTGATTCTTCGTTCCTATCAGGTTGCATCCGCAAGGGATGAGGGCGCTTTTTCCGAAGTGCTCGAGACAATCGCTGCAAATAAAGGTGTGACAGTCGAAAAGCAAATCATTCAAAAAGATACCAATGATTCAGTAGTTATCAACCTGATGTTTGTTGGATTTGCCATCATGTTTATGATGTTCGGTCTGTCAGGAGCAGCCTCGGCAATCCTTGATGAACGAATTGGCGGTACATGGGGAAGGCTGATTGTTTCACCTGCAAGCAAACTGCAAATAAGCCTTGGCTATCTTTTGGCTTACTTTTTGATGGGGTGGATTCAATTTGCGGTATTAATGGCTGCTATGAATATCATGTTTGAAACAACCTGGGGAAGGTTATCTTATTTCATTCCCTTTGCATCACTCGTCATCCTATGTGTGGTGGGCTTCGGTCTCATGATTGCCGGGCTCGTCAAAACAAAGCAGCAAGCCTCGGCAATCAGTGCGGTTTTAATCGTGAGCACTTGTATGCTTGGCGGTGTTTATTGGCCGATTGATGTGGTACCGGAGATTATGCAAAAAATTGCCTTGGGCGTCCCGCAGACATGGGCGATGTCAGGCTTTAAAGAAATCATCAGCGGCAGCCTGCACACTGGAACCTTACTAAAAGATACTGCAGCACTGCTTGGATTTAGCGCATTGTTCTTTTTTATAGGTTTAAAAGGGATGAAATTTGAATAACTTCCCAGCTATGTTTTAGAAAAGTTGTCGAAAATGGTCGTTGACTTCCAGTGGAGCCTCTTATAACATTAAATATGAATGTATTAAGTAGGAACGGGGGGGAAACTGTTTGGCCAATTTATTAATTGATAAAGTATTGAATAATAATGTGCTAATCGCTAAACACCCTTCCTATGAAGAAGTTGTGTTAATAGGTAAAGGTATAGGGTTTAATCGAAAACACGGGGACTATATCGAAACTGAAGCAGTAGAAAAGCTGTTTGTATTGAAAAACGAAAAAGAGCAGCAAAACTACATTAAGCTACTTCCGTTTATCGATAACGAGTATTTAGAAGTCATTATTTCCTCGATTGACTTAATAAAACAGCGGACCCAATCTGTCTTAAATGAACATATTCATGTGGCGCTGACGGACCATTTAATGTTTGCTCTGACAAGAGCTTCGCAAGGAATGGAAATGCGAAATCCATTTCTAATTGAAACAAAGGCCCTTTACCACCGCGAGTATGAAATAGCGGAGGAAGTCGTTCGGTATATTAATGACAAGGCGGGAATAAGTCTGCCGGTTGGAGAGATTGGATTTATAGCTCTGCACATCCATAGTGCGATTACGAATAAAAATCTAACAGTAGTAAATCAACATTCGCAGCTTGTCAGCAGACTAGTTGAAATGGTAGAGAAGCAGTTTAAATTTGAAATCGATAAAGAAAGCATTGATTATATGAGACTCGTTCGTCATCTTCGCTTTGCTATTGAACGCGTAGAAAAGGGTGAAAGGGTAGCAGAACCGGAGAAAATTGCCTCCTTATTGAAAGAGGAATATCCTGTGTGCTATAATCTCTCGTGGAAACTCATTAAAGTGATGCAGCAATCATTAAAAAAGAAGGTCTTTGATGCAGAAGCAGTATATCTGACCATGCATTTACAAAGACTTCAAAACAAATTTAAATAGCGATTATTATAACGTGTTACTGATTCGACCAGGCATGAGTGTAAAGGACTTGAATTGAAGTTTTAGGGGTACTCTATTCCTATACCTTCATTCAATGGACCTTTTGCTCATGCCTTTTTTATTGTTCATTTTATTGAAAAATGTAAACGTTTTATGGGCTTGAATCCTTTCAGGAGGTAATTTACATGTTTAAAAGAGTTTTCGGGGTCTTACAAAAGATTGGTAAAGCATTAATGTTGCCGGTAGCCCTTTTGCCGGCCGCGGGTTTATTGTTGGGGATAGGAAATGCCTTGCAACAAGAAACAATGCTGCACTATCTGCCATTTTTAGATGTTCATTGGATACAACTAGTGGCAAGTGTCATGGAAGATGCAGGCGGAATTATTTTTGGTAATTTGGCACTTATCTTCGCCGCAGGTGTTGCGATAGGTTTAGCGGGTGATGGTGCCGCAGCACTTGCTGCCATCGTTGGTTACTTAGTGTTAAATCAGGTTATGAGTTCATGGTTAGGTGTTACAGCAAAAATGCTCGCTGAGAATCCGAGCTATGCCAGTGTTTTGGGGATTCCTACCTTACAAACCGGTGTATTTGGCGGTATTACCGTCGGTCTGATTGCAGCATTTTGCTATAATCGTTACCATGATATTGAAATGCCTTCATTTCTTGGCTTCTTTGCAGGCAAACGCTTTGTTCCGATAGCAACATCAGGCTTATCGCTAATTGCTGGTTTATTGTTATTAGTTATCTGGCCGCCGATTCAACAGGCTATGAATAGTGCATCCGTGTGGCTTATGGGCGAGGGAACGTATATCGCTGTCTTCTTCTTTGGATTTATTAAGCGATTGCTCATTCCGTTCGGTTTACACCATATTTTCCATGCGCCATTTTGGTATGAATTTGGTTCTTATAAGGATGCAGCGGGCCATATTGTTCGTGGAGATATGACCATCTTCTTCGCCCAGTTAAAGGATAATGTAAAAATTACAGCTGGAAACTTTATGGGGGGAGAATTCCCAATTATGATGTTTGGGTTGCCAGCTGCAGCGTTAGCTATGTATCACACCGCACGGCCGGAGAGGAAAAAGCTAGTTGCCGGTTTGCTTGCCTCGGGTGCTTTAACGTCATTCCTAACAGGGATCACAGAGCCGCTTGAATTTTCTTTTATGTTTGTATCTCCCGTCCTTTTCGTTCTTCATGCTGTATTGGATGGCCTTTCATTTGTATTAATGGCCGTTTTTAATGTTCATTTAGGTTATACCTTCTCAGGTGGCGCCATCGACTTTTTCTTATTTGGTATCTTACCAGGAAGAGAGAAATGGTGGATTGCAATTCTTTTAGGACTTTGTTTCGCCGTTATTTACTATGTAGTCTTCCGATTCGCCATTACTAAATTTAATTTAATGACCCCAGGCCGGGAAGCAATAGAAGAAGTGGATGAAGTAAGCAATAAAGGAAAAGCCGAGGACTTACCTTATAATATCCTTAATGCCATGGGAGGGCAGGAAAACATTGCTCATCTTGATGCTTGCATTACCCGTCTTCGTGTTTCAGTAAATGATGCAAAGAATGTGGATAAGGAAGAGTTGAAGAAATTGGGTGCATCAGGTGTCCAAGAAGTAGGAAACAATATTCAAGCAATCTTCGGACCGCGTTCAGAAATAATTAAGAGCCAAATGATAGATATAATGGTAGGAAAAAGACCGCGTGCAATCGAAAAAGCATTGGAAGAAAGGGGAGAACAACAAATTGAAGAAGCCTTCACATCAGAACGTGAGACCGATGATGTGTTTGCCGCGCCGTTAACAGGAGAAATCAAATCGATTACAGAAGTCCCTGATCAAGTGTTTGCTGGAAAAATGATGGGTGACGGCTTTGCGATTGTACCGGCAGACGGAAGGGTAGTGTCACCTGTAGATGGGAAAATCGTTAACCTATTCCCTACGAAACATGCGATTGGTATCCTCTCAGATAGCGGCCGAGAAATATTAATTCACATTGGGATTGATACGGTTAACCTAAAAGGAAAATGTTTTGAATTATTGGTTTCTGAAAATGATCGTGTTGAAAAAGGCCAGCCGTTATTAAACGTAGATCTAGACTATATTAAAGCGAATGCCACATCTACAATAACTCCAATTGTTTTCACTAACTTAGCAGAAGGTGAAAGAATCGTTATTAAGAAGAAAGGTCTTGTTGAACTTAAACAAGAAGGCATTGTAAAGATAACAAAATAAGAAAAGCCGGCCAATCGGGCCGGCTTTTCTTATTTTGTTAAAAAAGTACTATTTTGTTGTTGACCTTTTATTAGCTCGGTGTTATTATATTAAAGCAGTCGTTAATGCCGAGTTCACATTATGAAGATGTTTAAAACATTTTCAAAAAAGTGTTGACTTGAAGAAAACGACATGTTATATTAATAAAGTTGCTTCTGAACGAAGTAATGAAATTGTTCTTTGAAAACTAAACAAACAAAAACGTCAACAAACAATAAATTATTAGTTTCTTCTATAGAAACTAAGCCAACGTTTTAAATTATGAGCTAATCAACTCAACCTTTTTGGAGAGTTTGATCCTGGCTCAGGACGAACGCTGGCGGCGTGCCTAATACATGCAAGTCGAGCGAATCATTGGGAGCTTGCTCCCGTTGGTTAGCGGCGGACGGGTGAGTAACACGTGGGCAACCTGCCTGTAAGACTGGGATAACTTCGGGAAACCGGAGCTAATACCGGATAATTCTTTCCCTCTCATGAGGGAAAGCTGAAAGTCGGTTTCGGCTGACACTTACAGATGGGCCCGCGGCGCATTAGCTAGTTGGTGAGGTAACGGCTCACCAAGGCGACGATGCGTAGCCGACCTGAGAGGGTGATCGGCCACACTGGGACTGAGACACGGCCCAGACTCCTACGGGAGGCAGCAGTAGGGAATCTTCCACAATGGACGAAAGTCTGATGGAGCAACGCCGCGTGAGCGATGAAGGCCTTCGGGTCGTAAAGCTCTGTTGTTAGGGAAGAACAAGTACCGGAGTAACTGACGGTACCTTGACGGTACCTAACCAGAAAGCCACGGCTAACTACGTGCCAGCAGCCGCGGTAATACGTAGGTGGCAAGCGTTGTCCGGAATTATTGGGCGTAAAGCGCGCGCAGGCGGTCCTTTAAGTCTGATGTGAAAGCCCACGGCTCAACCGTGGAGGGTCATTGGAAACTGGGGGACTTGAGTGCAGAAGAGGAAAGCGGAATTCCACGTGTAGCGGTGAAATGCGTAGAGATGTGGAGGAACACCAGTGGCGAAGGCGGCTTTCTGGTCTGTAACTGACGCTGAGGCGCGAAAGCGTGGGGAGCAAACAGGATTAGATACCCTGGTAGTCCACGCCGTAAACGATGAGTGCTAAGTGTTAGGGGGTTTCCGCCCCTTAGTGCTGCAGCTAACGCATTAAGCACTCCGCCTGGGGAGTACGGCCGCAAGGCTGAAACTCAAAGGAATTGACGGGGGCCCGCACAAGCGGTGGAGCATGTGGTTTAATTCGAAGCAACGCGAAGAACCTTACCAGGTCTTGACATCCTCTGACACTCCTAGAGATAGGACGTTCCCCTTCGGGGGACAGAGTGACAGGTGGTGCATGGTTGTCGTCAGCTCGTGTCGTGAGATGTTGGGTTAAGTCCCGCAACGAGCGCAACCCTTGATCTTAGTTGCCAGCATTCAGTTGGGCACTCTAAGGTGACTGCCGGTGACAAACCGGAGGAAGGTGGGGATGACGTCAAATCATCATGCCCCTTATGACCTGGGCTACACACGTGCTACAATGGATGGTACAAAGGGCTGCGAGACCGCAAGGTTTAGCCAATCCCATAAAACCATTCTCAGTTCGGATTGCAGGCTGCAACTCGCCTGCATGAAGCCGGAATCGCTAGTAATCGCGGATCAGCATGCCGCGGTGAATACGTTCCCGGGCCTTGTACACACCGCCCGTCACACCACGAGAGTTTGTAACACCCGAAGTCGGTGGGGTAACCGTAAGGAGCCAGCCGCCTAAGGTGGGACAGATGATTGGGGTGAAGTCGTAACAAGGTAGCCGTATCGGAAGGTGCGGCTGGATCACCTCCTTTCTAAGGATAATGCAGTCCTTCGGACTGATAATAAGGTTGACGTTTCTTGTTTGTTTAGTTTTGAGGGAGCAATTCTCTCAAAGCTTTTTTTAATCGTTCCTTGAAAACTAGATAATCGTAAGAAGAAGCAAAGTAAACATCGAGTAATCGCCATTTTAGTTTTTCTCTCTTATTGAATAAGAGTTATAAACCTTTTTAGGTTAAGTTAGAAAGGGCGCACGGTGAATGCCTTGGCACTAGGAGCCGATGAAGGACGGGACTAACACCGATATGCTTCGGGGAGCTGTAAGTAAGCTTTGATCCGGAGATTTCCGAATGGGGAAACCCACTGTTCGTAATGGAACAGTATCTTTACCTGAATACATAGGGTATAGAAGGCATACCCGGGGAACTGAAACATCTAAGTACCCGGAGGAAGAGAAAGCAAACGCGATTCCCTGAGTAGCGGCGAGCGAAACGGGACATAGCCCAAACCAAGAGGCTTGCCTCTTGGGGTTGTAGGACACTCAACATGGAGTTACAAAGGAACGGGGTAAATGAAGTGACCTGGAAAGGTCAGCCAGAGAAGGTAAAAGCCCTGTAGTTGAAACTTCGTTCCCTCCTGAGTGGATCCTGAGTACGGCCGGACACGTGAAATCCGGTCGGAAGCAGGGAGGACCATCTCCCAAGGCTAAATACTCCCTAGTGACCGATAGTGAACCAGTACCGTGAGGGAAAGGTGAAAAGCACCCCGGAAGGGGAGTGAAATAGTTCCTGAAACCGTGTGCCTACAAGTAGTCAGAGCCCGTTTATGGGTGATGGCGTGCCTTTTGTAGAATGAACCGGCGAGTTACGATCCCATGCAAGGTTAAGTTGAAGAGACGGAGCCGCAGCGAAAGCGAGTCTGAATAGGGCGTTTGAGTATGTGGTCGTAGACCCGAAACCAGGTGATCTACCCATGTCCAGGGTGAAGTCCAGGTAACACTGGATGGAGGCCCGAACCCACGCACGTTGAAAAGTGCGGGGATGAGGTGTGGGTAGCGGAGAAATTCCAATCGAACTTGGAGATAGCTGGTTCTCTCCGAAATAGCTTTAGGGCTAGCCTCACGTTGTTAGAGTCTTGGAGGTAGAGCACTGTTTGGACTAGGGGCCCTCATCGGGTTACCGAATTCAGACAAACTCCGAATGCCAAAGACTTATCCGTGGGAGTCAGACTGCGAGTGATAAGATCCGTAGTCGAAAGGGAAACAGCCCAGACCACCAGCTAAGGTCCCAAAGTATACGTTAAGTGGAAAAGGATGTGGAGTTGCTTAGACAACCAGGATGTTGGCTTAGAAGCAGCCACCATTTAAAGAGTGCGTAATAGCTCACTGGTCGAGTGACTCTGCGCCGAAAATGTACCGGGGCTAAACGTATCACCGAAGCTGTGGATTGACACCGTTGGTGTCAGTGGTAGGAGAGCGTTCTAAGGGCGTTGAAGCTAGACCGTAAGGACTGGTGGAGCGCTTAGAAGTGAGAATGCCGGTATGAGTAGCGAAAGATGAGTGAGAATCTCATCCACCGTATGCCTAAGGTTTCCTGAGGAAGGCTCGTCCGCTCAGGGTTAGTCGGGACCTAAGCCGAGGCCGAAAGGCGTAGGCGATGGACAACAGGTTGATATTCCTGTACCACCTATGAATCGTTTGAGTGATGGGGGGACGCAGGAGGATAGGGTAAGCGCGCTGTTGGATATGCGCGTCTAAGCAGTTAGGCTGGTGAATAGGAAAATCCGTTCACCGTAAAGGCTGAGCTGTGACAGCGAGGGAAATTTAGTACCGAAGTTCCTGATTCCACACTGCCAAGAAAAGCCTCTAGCGAGATTCAAGGTGCCCGTACCGCAAACCGACACAGGTAGGCGAGGAGAGAATCCTAAGGTGAGCGAGAGAACTCTCGTTAAGGAACTCGGCAAAATGACCCCGTAACTTCGGGAGAAGGGGTGCTCTTTAGGG encodes:
- a CDS encoding ABC transporter permease, which gives rise to MRKIWTILSLHLKEFFKSPGTLVLMFVMPALFSWIFGGISVNSEQTKPVVNVVSGDSPVHTEILHLLKQEENYSWKKVTRKQAEKNVSAQDVVAAVVLPNDISQRITEKKPIFDIILQRKTENYLALSSHIEGTAGVILRSYQVASARDEGAFSEVLETIAANKGVTVEKQIIQKDTNDSVVINLMFVGFAIMFMMFGLSGAASAILDERIGGTWGRLIVSPASKLQISLGYLLAYFLMGWIQFAVLMAAMNIMFETTWGRLSYFIPFASLVILCVVGFGLMIAGLVKTKQQASAISAVLIVSTCMLGGVYWPIDVVPEIMQKIALGVPQTWAMSGFKEIISGSLHTGTLLKDTAALLGFSALFFFIGLKGMKFE
- the glcT gene encoding glucose PTS transporter transcription antiterminator GlcT, giving the protein MANLLIDKVLNNNVLIAKHPSYEEVVLIGKGIGFNRKHGDYIETEAVEKLFVLKNEKEQQNYIKLLPFIDNEYLEVIISSIDLIKQRTQSVLNEHIHVALTDHLMFALTRASQGMEMRNPFLIETKALYHREYEIAEEVVRYINDKAGISLPVGEIGFIALHIHSAITNKNLTVVNQHSQLVSRLVEMVEKQFKFEIDKESIDYMRLVRHLRFAIERVEKGERVAEPEKIASLLKEEYPVCYNLSWKLIKVMQQSLKKKVFDAEAVYLTMHLQRLQNKFK
- the guaA gene encoding glutamine-hydrolyzing GMP synthase, coding for MIVVLDFGSQYNQLITRRIREFGVYSELHPHTITAEEIRKMNPKGIIFSGGPNSVYDENSFRCDEAIFDMGLPILGICYGMQLMTVHFNGKVEKAQHREYGKAMISVESESALFTGLPAEQTVWMSHGDLVVEPPEGFSVNGTSPSCPISAMSDEERNLYAVQFHPEVRHSVYGNELLKNFVFNVCGASGNWSMENFIEMEMAKIRETVGDKKVLCALSGGVDSSVVAVLIHKAIGDQLTCIFVDHGLLRKNEADSVMKTFSEGFHMNVIKVDAKDRFLSKLEGVSDPEKKRKIIGNEFIYVFDDEATKLEGIEFLAQGTLYTDIIESGTATAQTIKSHHNVGGLPEDMQFKLIEPLNTLFKDEVRALGTELGIPDDIVWRQPFPGPGLGIRVLGAISEDKLEIVRESDWILREEIKKAGLDREIWQYFTVLPDIRSVGVMGDTRTYDYTIGIRAVTSIDGMTSDWARIPWDVLEVISTRLVNEVAHVNRVVYDITSKPPATIEWE
- a CDS encoding ABC transporter ATP-binding protein, with translation MLTVQELRKSFGDFEAVKGVSFAVEKGESYGLLGPNGAGKSTTINMMTGLFPPTSGIIRIKDIDVVKNPKQAQKWIGVVPQEIALYQTMSARENLKFWGRMYDLSGNELEKSVDQVLEIIGLTDRAKDKVETFSGGMKRRVNIGAAILHKPELLIMDEPTVGIDPQSRNHILETVKLLNSEGMTIIYTSHYMEEVEYLCERIGIVDHGQLIASGTLRELRETIGDHSRIILTIEKESANVDQLNQTLTGLFSSNDVQIQDQQVMVFHKEPQLILTEFIQAVTKTGTKVTSVDIVEPNLESVFLHLTGRNLRD
- a CDS encoding ABC transporter permease, which translates into the protein MKYWWLAWKDLILVARDKKALLTLILMPLLLIAILGSAFGDMMKEDEEFTIKKFTLGVVNLDQGQLSKVLTDEVFAKSLSEQIQVKYYQEEEMTQKIKDHKLTVGIIIEKDFTQSLMTGQGTKVKLLSVPDTFINSTIVQNVIEQFSRSIPIEAAAAQMAQPVQGGNPTSPLLEGYGEKPLIKETTIDAKTKPVSSFQYYAAAMGVMFLLMTVVQGVSTMILEKEQEVFKRLLLTNLTYPNYLFGKLLGLISICLMQAFIIIAGTRLIFGVDWGPSVSSIVIMTVAFVINACGLGVLAGSFIKTEKSFNVAGMFGTQIMAALGGSMVPLYIFPDWIVFATKFIPNGLALQSYLDLMSGASIIKILPAIGGSLGLGLLFFVIGLIRLSFERRGKYA
- a CDS encoding NCS2 family permease, producing MQKYFEFEKHGTNYRREIIGGFTTFLAMAYILVVNPLTLSLAAVKDFPDALRMDYGAVFVATALASAIGSIIMGLIGKYPMALAPGMGLNAFFAFTVVLGSGIPWQHALGAVLISGVFFFLLTLTGLREKIINAIPIDLKHAVGAGIGLFITFVGLQSAQIIVNNDATLVGLGDLTAGGPLLAIFGIIVTVIMMTRGIKGAVFYGMMLTAIVGMIFGEIKMPHQVVGQVPSIAPTFGAAFSAFGESSFYTTTMLGIILTFLFVDFFDNAGTLVAVASQAGLMKDNKLPRAGRALISDSVATSVGAVLGTSTTTSFVESTAGVAAGARTGFASLVTAALFILSLFFFPLLSVITAPVTTPALVIVGVLMVTSLGKIDWKRFEIAVPAFLTMITMPLTYSIATGIAMGFIFYPITMIVKGRTKEIHPIMYFFFVIFVLYFIFLK